In the Budorcas taxicolor isolate Tak-1 chromosome 1, Takin1.1, whole genome shotgun sequence genome, GGGAGAAGTGGACAGCAATACAATAACAATAGAGAACTTCAATACCCCATTTCAACAATGGATAGGTGatccagacagaaaatgaataaataaacataggTCTTGAAATATACTTTAGACCAGATGAACCTAATACATATAcacagaacattccatccaaggaagaagctccttgacattggtctgGGAAGGGATTAATTGGCTCTCACCAAAAGCACAgacaattataatttttaaaaaaaggcaagtcAAACCACATCAAACTAAAACTCATCTCCACAGCAAAGAAATAATCGATCAAAGGAAAAGGTAACTGACtgaatgggacaaaatatttgcaaatcatatatctgataaggggttaatatccaaaatatataaagaactcatacaactccaTAGCAGGGAAAAAATCCAGTTAAAAGATATTCAAAAgacctgaaaagacatttttccaaggaaaataTTCAAAAGGCCAACAGGTACACcaaaaggtgctcagcatcactaatcaccagggaaatgcaaatcaaaaccacaatgagacagcacctcacacctgttaaaatggctaatatcaagaaaagaaagaacaaatgctGTTGACGATGCGGGCGAAAGGGAACCCCtataccctgttggtgggaacataatAAACTGGCACCGTTCCTCAAAGAATAAAAAGTAGAACTGTCACAGGACCCAGCCATCCCACTTCTGCAAATaaacccaaaggaaatgaaatcactgtgTTGAAGAAAAGACTGCATCCTCCTACtcaatgcagcattatttacaatactcttcccttgtggctcagatggaaatgaatctgcctgcaatgtgggagacccgggttcgattcctgggtcaggaagatcccctggaggaggcaatggcaacccactcaagtactcttgcctgggaaatcccatggacagaggagcctggtgggctacagtccatggggtcgcaaagagtcggacacaactgagcgactaacacacaaagaCTTGGAAATAACCTtagagtccatcaacagatacaTGGCTGAAGATGTGGTCTATGCAATAACAGATggaccttgaggatattatgccaagtgaaaggtCAGATGAAGACAAAGACTGGacgatttcatttatatgtggaatctaaaaaacaaacacaaaagttcCTTTgctaaagagaaattttaatttcaatgtaATTAAACAGCTTAGAATGTCCTGAACCAAGGGACGTATGCATGTCTTCTAATCCCAGACTGAAGAGAGAATAGACCTTAAGACATTTTTCCTCACCTGAGAGAAAGACACATTTCCTGCGGCCTTtctttgctagaattttttttgCTAGCTTTGCCCAGGTTCACCCTGTCACTGAGGGTCAGTTCTGCAAGGGTCCCTCTGATTCTCTCCAGGTCACTCCCAAGTGTTCACAGGGCCAAAGTCTTGTCTCCTCTTCCCCTGATGTCAGTTAAACCAAGGCTTTGACTTACTGAGATCAGCAAATGCTCCCAGGGCAGTGCTGCCTTCTTGTggcttcaggcttctctgtttttggtggttatttttttttttttttggcccctgGAGACACATACTTCCTGTAGTTCAGGACACTCCAAGCTATGAAAAAAGTGATCTCACTTGGGAAAGATAAGCAACACTCAGAAGAGTTGGGAGGCAAACCTCAAGTCCACTTGGAGGAACGCACATTCACCCCAGGACTTGGGGATTCCCTGGGAGAAGAGCCCAGAAACACGAGCTTCCAGTACATCCCTGCAGAGCAAGTATGAAGAGGAAGCCACAGAGGCCACAGGAAACAGAACTGGAATGAGAACAGAGCTGGTTATTTGATAGTATGCTGGTGACGTTGTACCCAGCATCGCTACCGGTTCTATAACCCAGGGTTTTCCATGTCTAGTGACCACTTTCTTCCAGAAACAGAAGTCATTACATATGTTTTAAAACGTGGTTTTAGTTACATGCAATATAACTTCAGGAAACGTGGGAGACAGGCGTGTTTGATCCCTGccgttcagaagatcccctggaggaagaaatggcaacccactccagtattcttgcctggagaatcccatggacagaggagcccagcattTCAAaacctggggttgcaaagagtcagactctgaGCTCGCACGCACTTTAACTTcaacttttcttattttattttctccttatatAAAAGCTTTTCAATTTACTTTTCCTGTTTGCTGAGcaacctgctttttaaaaattcttttattaaaaagaagattatcggacttccccggtggtaacagtggataagaatatgcctgccagtgcagacgacacaggatcgatccctggtacAGGAGGACTCCACATGGTGCAGAGCAGCCAAGCCCATGTGCCCTTActcctgagcctgcactctagagcccacgagccacagctaTGAGCTCGCACGCCACAGcccctgaagcctgtgtgcctcaagcctgtgttctgcaacacgAGAAACCACTGCAGAGAGAAGCCCcccacacaactagagagtgacCCCCACTTTCTacaagagaaagcccacgcgcagcaacgaagacccaacagaaccaaaaaataaaaaaataagaaaatgatctTACTAAGTAAGGCATATTATGTGTCATCATTGTAAACAATAGTTTAAAATGACAGTTATTataacacactactatatataaaacagataagcaacaaggacctactgtataacacagggaactatactcaatattttgtattaacctatatgggaaaagcatCTGCAAAAGAATATacctatattattataatatacgTACATAtaaagctgaatcactttgctgcatacctgaagctaacacaacactgtacatcaactctactccaatcaaaataaataaataagaaaaactacACAgctacttggagaaggcaatggcaccccattccagtactcttgcctggaaaatctcatggacggaggagcctggaaggctgtagtccacggggtcgctgagatttggaaacgactgagcgacttcactttcacttttcactttgaggcactggagaaggaaatggcaacccactccagtgttcttgcctggagaatcccagggatggggtagcctggtgggttgccgtctatggggtcgcacagagtcagacatgactgaagtaacttagcagcacaCAGCTACTGAAAGCTTTTTCAAAATAATCTCCATCTAAGACACAtaattaaattgtatttatttacataGGATAGTGCGTAATATATTtcccattcatggggtcgcaaagagtcagacacgactatgaactgaactgaactgaatggaaaagaatatttttaaaagaatatatatatatatatatatatatatatctgaatcactttgctgtataatgGGAATTaacaccattgtaaatcaactatacgtcaatttaaaaaattacatttcctTTGGGGCTTACCAAGCATGTATGTCTAAACTCAGAATGCAGAGTGAGGTCATGCATGTGGAAGGTGTGATAGCTGAGTGTTGTTATTTTCCTCTTTGGCCCAAACACCTTTTTGAGTTCAGGACCCATCACTGGTCCAAGTGATGTTCCAGTTATTTAGTTTctcttaaaaagttttaaaacaaaactgcAGTTGATGAGTTGGGGTCATCAGCCAAAGTGGAGGTACACTGAGGGTAACCATGGGAGGAAATGACCCGGTGattagggggtggggtgggcatgtTGATGGTTTTTAAGATGGATGGGTGGGATTTCCAGTAGTCTAGAAAGAAATGTATGTGATTAATTAAGGAATATTGACAAACACAATTTTTGAGGTTTTGCCTAAAAATGCTAGGTCCCCACTTGCTAGAGTTTCAGGCAGAGGTGACTGGTGCCTGCAGAAAGACTCTGGCCAGAGAATTAACAACTGAGCAACAGTCCCCACTGTCAGCAAAATCTAGTCTACAGTTTTCCAGCTGACCATTAAATAGGATATAATCCCGTCTGCACAAATCCCTGTGAAACCACTGGTCCTTTCTCTGGCTTCCGCTTCATCTTTCTATTTGCCTCTTGTACCCAATCCTGCGGTTTCTGTTCCTTTTGGCCAAATGTGGCAGCCTCCTCACCTGACTGCAGCAGCTTCCAACGAGGCCCTGCTGCCCCCAGGCTTAGGCACTGGTGCCCACTACAAATCGTCACTTGACACCTACCTCTACACGGATGAAGTCACGGGCCACAATACCCCTGAAAGTAGTTCAGGGTgcagatcaggaacaaggcactctgtgctccaggaaaaactggcagaacaggccttcgggtaggtagatattttcaggagaagaatttatgagcccaattcttccATCTCCTTGTATCTAGAAAAGTGCTAGAATCATTAATGGTGACATCTGCCCCTAGCAGTGAGCCTCTGCTGAAATGTGTGCTTGAACTCTGTTCACTAAAATCATATATAATGCTGACCTCCCCCACCTCTTCGGAGCACTTCCTCagttatctgagaggctgtctcccaggctacactcatttcccccaaataaagtttaactcccaactctcacattgtacatttttattttccagtcagCACTGATCTTATACACAGTTGCCATAGTCACCTTCACGCCCATAATCATATCGCTTCTTTGAAAAACCATCCAGATGCGTCCCTCAACTCACTGGGTCACTTCCTCCCATGGTTATCCTCAAAGTACCACCTCCTCAACCCACTCTGGCTGATTACCCCCCCTCGTTAACTGCAGGaggtctttttgctttctttgttacTGAGTCTTAGGACTCTAACAAGATGCCTGTTgctgtcctgtccaactcttttgcaaccccatggactgtagccagccaggccctctgtcatgggattctccaggcaagaatattggactaggttgcctttttctcctccaggggatcttcccaacccagggactgaacccaggtcttctgagtctcctgcattggcaggtggattctttaccactaagtcacttGGAAACCAAGCCAGATGTCTACCCCAATGCTGGTGAGAGAGAACCGAGGTCTCTGGATCCCAAGAATGAAGGTGATGTGGACTTTCCAATTTCAGACCCTGTGGTTTATCACcttcaatattctttttttttttttcaatattcttaTTCACCTACAAAACAGGCAAAATTCACAAAGACAAGCCTGAACTGTTGCCCCTGGAGGCAACAGTCAATTAGGTTTGAGCAAAGGATGATTCTTCCATCCGCATGTTTTCTTCCTTATCTCTGCAGTGACAAGGACACCTTCCTTATTATTACCCTAAGGCTTGAGTCCTTGTCCTTGCCTCCCAGTGTGGATGGTGGCAGGTCCCATTGCATGCACTTGACTCGAGTCCCCTTTGACAAGGGTCTGAGTGTTATTGAACCAGGGTCATCTGTGATGTGCAGGAGGCCAAACACTGAGACTGTGAGTGCAGTCTCAGCACAAACAGAATGTGTGCAGCAGAGAAACAGCTCATTCACAAGGCAGCCGAGTAAGGAGATGAGAGAACAAATCTTAAATGCACCTGCCCTCTGTTGAGGGGCTTAAGGTATTAATGAGATAAGGAAGCAGGTGATCTCAGGCATGGGGAAAGGAGATTGGAATCAGGGAACAGTTGAGGCTCTGGTGTCTGTGACTTGCATGCTTTTTCATAAGAGGCATGGTCAGAAATGGAAGCCCTTAGCATGATCCGAGGATGGAGTTTCCAGCTTACTGATGTCAAAAGGTCATTCATTAGACACCTGGCACAGACCCAGTTTTAGGGTTGGTGATCCCAACCAGTCTTAGCCGGCTTGAACTGGACAGGTGCTCACCCCAATTTCCTGGAAAACAACTAAAATCTGTTTTACTGTAGTGACCATACATCAGCGTTGTTCTCTATAGGCGTGGCTAAAGAgtcaaatgaaatgaaacaaaaagacgctttctccttggatggaaagctgtaacaaatctagacagcatattaaaaagcaaagatagcactttgccaacaaaagtccatctagtcaaagctatggtttttctagtagtcaagtatggatgtgagagttggactataaagaaagctgaatgccaaagaattgatgcttttgaactgtggtgctggagaagactcttgagagtcccttggacagcaaggagatcaaacctgtcgaTCGTAAAGAAAATCaacgttggaaggactgatgctgaagttgaagcgtcaatactttggcctcctgatgcaaagagcagactcactggaaaagaccctaatgctgggaaagcgtttgtcactcagtcatgtccaattcttggtgatcccatggactgtagcccaccaggttcctctgtccgtggaattttccaggcaagaatacctgagtgggttgccattcacttctccaggggatcttctggacccaggaattgaacctaggtctcctgaactgcaggcagattttttaccatctgagccactagattgagggcaaaaggagaagtgggtagcagaggatgagatggttagatagtatcactgacagtggacatgcatttgagccaACTTCCAGAGATAGTGacggacagtgaagcctggagtgctacagtccatggggtcacaaagagttgaacacaacttagtgaccaaaaaacaacaaaaaggagTCAAAAGTAATTAAGGTGAGCTTGGTCAATGAAGGCAGGTTAAAAGCAGAACTTTCAGCAAGCTGCTCCTTGAGCTagccttttttttggggggggggggggggcatgcccacaacatgtgggatctaagttctctgaccaaggatggaacctgcaccccctgcactggaagggcacagtcctaaccactggacagccaaggaagtccctcctttAGCTGCTACTCTGACAAGCTCAAGAATCTTGTTAGTCACCAGTTTCTGTTAATCCTATGcggttgcttttctttttttttaaccaaatgggGCAGGGTTTCCTGTTAGACCTGTTTTACCCATTTATCTTGCCACCAGAATGAGTCTCCAGCGGAGGGGCCTCTTCTCCTGGTACGGCTGAGATAGGGATCCGCTCCTGTTGAACACGATACCTCCAGTGACCAGGCATGCCGCAGAGACGCGTGAAGGCACGATCGACAGGGTGAGAAGGAGGTCAATGAGTAACTACCCCTACCCGAGCttacaacttccctggtggctcagaggttaacgtgtctgcctgcaatgcgggagacctgggttagatccctgggtcgggaagatcccctggagaaggaaatggcaacccactccagtgttcttgcctggagaatcccatggacggaggagcctggtgggctacagtccacggggtcgcaaagagtcggacacgactgagcgacttcaccttcacttttcacccaAGCTTATGCCTAACAGGGGAGGGTTGGAAGTGGAGAGTCTTTGCCCCGcaggctgctactgctaagtcgccccagtcgtgtccgactctgcacgaccccacagacggcagcccaccaggctctgctgcccctgggattctccaggcaagaacactggagtgggttgccatttctctctccaatgcatgaaagtgaaaagtgaaagtgaagtccctcagtcgagttcgactcttagcgaccccatggactgcagcctaccaggctcctccgtccatgggattttccaggcaagagtactggagtggggtgccattgccttctccgccccgCAGGCTATGAACAGGTAAAATAATGCTTGCATTTCTCGTCCCCTTGGCTCCGGAACTACGGTGCTCACAGGTCAAACAGCGTCCATGGTCCAACCTGATGCTGCCCTGCAGGGTGGCCACGCCGGTCTAGGACAGGAAATGACACCCTCAACGACCACTTTCGCGTCCCAGCAACCATCCCGCCGCGCGGTCGCGGTCAGCGGAAACCCTCCGCCAGTGATTGGCGGCTCCTCCCGGGAGCGTGGCCTTGAGGGGCTCCGCCGGGAACCTGGAGGCTGCGGTGATGCGCGCGCAGCAGCCATTGCCCACTTCCCTGCCTGTGATTGGCGCCTTCATACGAAGGGGCGGGTCTTCAGGGGGCAGTGCTGGTACCGCATCGCGTCAGTCTGGTGCGACCTCTGCCCGCCGGGAGGGTCGTCCTGTCTGCGTCCGAGTCACAGCCATGGCGGCCTCGCTTCTGCTGCGGCAAGGACGACCCGGGACGCTGAAGGTAAAGAGGGGCCAGACTGGCGGCCTGGAGCTCGCAGAGCGCCGGGAGACCTTGAAGGGCGGGGCAAAGGCTGCGGCCCTGACGGTCACCTCCAACCGTCCGGGGATGCCGCTGACTCCGCTTCCGGGGTCgggggctgggcctggggtggggttTCGGGAACCTGGCCAGGGGGGATCAGGAGCCAGGCCTGAGAGCGACAAGGGTCCCGGCGACCCTGGCCACCGTCCCTCTGGACCCCGAACCCCAGGAGCCGCCGGTGTGCGGCGAGGCCACGGACAGGTGTAGGGGCCGCAGGTATCCCGCGCGGAGCCCCGCCAGAACCCTTGAGGACAGTGTCTCTAACTGTTATTTAACCCTAGAGGAAACGAGGGAACTTTCAAGAACCTGGTTGACCTGGTAACTAGGCAGCCACTAAGAagccagcttcagttcagttcagtcgctcagtcgtgtccgactctttgcgaccccatgggctgtagcccaccaggctcctctgtccatgggattttccaggcagtagtcctagagtggattgccatttccttctccaggggatcttcccaacccagggatcgaacccgggtctcccgcattgtagacagacgttttaccgtctgagccaccaggccagCTTAGGTtatctcatttgtgaaatgaaaaggagaaagaacttTCTCCATCTGGACGAAGCTAAGTCCACTTcactgtatttaaaattaaaaatgactcaTGACAAAAGCGATAACTATTCTTATCGTCGCAAAATACAGATAATGGAGGGAGCATCTGTTGTGAGAGAGGCCactattttccttttcatatctTGGCCCAGTTCGTTTTTCAAGCTTtcgtgtatacatatacacagtgtcagactttattttgggggactccagaatcactgcagatggtgattgcagccatgaaattaaaatgcttactccttggaaagaaagttatgaccaacctagacagcatattaaaaagcagagacattactttgtcaacaaaggtccatctagtcaaggctacggtttttcctgtggtcatgtatggatgtgagagttggactgtgaagaaggctgagcgccaaagaattgatgcttttgaactgtggtgttggagaagactcttgagagtcccttggactgcaaggagatccaaccagtccatcctaaaggacatcagtcctgggtgttcattggaagaactgatgctgaagctgcaactccagtactttggccacctgatgcgaagagctgactgattttaaaagaccctgacgctgggaaagattgagggcaggaggagaaggagctgagagaggatgagatggttgggtggcatcaccaactcaatggacatgggtttaggtagagtctgggagttggtgacggacagggaggcctggcgtgatgtggttcatggggtcacaaagaatcagacctgactgagcgactgaactgagctgaactgacgtCATAACCAGAAAAAGCAAAGGCTTCACCTTCATGTGGGCACTCTAGGTGCCTGTGTCCTGTGTCCAGCACATACTAGGCTTAGTGAGTATTTACTGAGGGAATGAACACTCTGTGACGTGTTCACCTTCAATATGTGGTAGACAGTTTTGAAGCAACTATTTTTCATCTTCAGTAGCATTTTTAATGGCTAGATTGTGCTTCTGCTTTATATTCTAAGCACAggaaaacattttatgaaaagaatCAAGTGTTTTGTAGATTGATAGGTAATTGGAGACTACAAAAAAGCATGCTTAGGAGAAAGTCACTTTGGAAGAAATACTTGAATGTTAGTAGTGACTGTCCTTGAACTCAGGTGTTTTTTGCTCacagtttttttgtattttccaaactTTCCATAATATATGTAGATGCTGAAAATTATAATAACTGTTAGAAACATGCCATATGAATTCACAGCATTTATATGTCTTAATAATACATAGTATTCATGCCGTAATAGAGGTTATAAATGGTATTACTCtaaaatttctgttgttgtgCCATTCTTTTGTCAGACTGTGCTTCTGGAAGCAGGCGTGTTTCGAGGACTTGCTCCTGCAGTTTCTCTCTCTGCAGAAtcaggaaagaatgaaaagggaTTACCACCGAACCCCAAGAAGCAGAGCCCACCAAAGAGTAAGGTTTTCATGGTCTTCATAAGTGGGAGAGAAGGCAGAGTGAATAAGTCAGCTTCCTAGGCATTAGAAAGAATTTTCTAGCTACATAATTTGATGCTTCATTTTTAAAGAGTGTCCAGATTACAATCAGACAGAAGATCGGTGACTCGTTTTAGCCCAAACATGGCAGTAACATCATAGTCTTTGACTCAGTGTGTAGCCCTGAACTGGTTCTCTGTATTTTCTGAACGTCAGACTCCGTGGGTAGCAGTGAGATGCAGAGTATGCAGGCTCTGTGGTATCTGATGGCTGTGCTCACGTGCTCCTGTGAGGTGGCTGTGACCTCCACCCTGTTTTTCCTCCCTGACTGACTCTTTTCAGTGTCTCTGGAATTCACCAGTGGTCTCCCAGGCTTTGCTTGGTCATAGCCAGGGACTGCAGGCGTCTTTTTATGACTGTGGAGAGGGAGTTAGGAGTAGGCTCCGATTCCATCAAGACCCCCTGCACAAAGTGAAAACTGCGAGCAAACTGCTTCTAGCTCTTCCCATAGTCATTTTGACTTTACCGCCAGTTTTGACTGTTTCCCCTGAATCCAATGTAGTACATGCTTGTGGGGGAAACAGGAAACGCAGCACTGTTGtcgttcagttactcagtctagtccgactctgcgacccaagggcctacagcacaccaggcttccctgtcctgcactgtctcctggagtttgctcagactcacgtccattgagtcggcgatgccatccaaccatctcttcctctgccacccccttctccttctgccctcagtctttcctagcatcagagtcttttccagtgagtcggctcttcacatcaggtggccaaagtactctagcttcaacttcagcatcagtccttccaatgaatagtcagggttgatttccctcaggattgactggtttgatccttactgtccaagggactatttAAGAGGCCCATTGCGTTTAGTCTTAATTTAGGAAACCTCAGTTAACTCTTTGACTATATGGGGTTCAGAATGATAGTTTGAGATTGTCtcattttcatcaaaatattatttcctcAGTTTGAGTGTTTGAAAGTGTGTAATGCTTTTGTTCCCTCTTCATCTGCACACAAAAACACAGGtaggttataaaatattggcgTGTTGTTGAGAGAGCCTTCCGCTGCCTTTCACATgccatccatcttggctaaggaCACGTACCCTCCCTGTGTGTCTGTGCGCTCGTCCACTGGAGGCCTGAGTTCAACAGGAAGATTGTTGTTTTCTGTCCTGCACCTGCCACGTTTTTAAAACctatgttctttttcagttttaatctgcacattttaaaatagctatcttaaacgtagggcttccctggcggctcagtggtaaagaatctgcctgcaatgcaggagatgcgtgtTTGACTGTGGAGTCagtccctagatcaggaagatcccctggagacagaaatggcagcccactccagtattcttgcctgggaaatcccatgaacagaggagcctggcgggccacaatccatggggccacaaaagagttggacataacttaaagactaaacagcagcaatttTCAACATGaagtctcttttttttctccaaagatcCCCTTTTTTAGAAATGTGCTTCTATATGTGAATAGAAATGGAATGCTTCATCCTGTGATGGTTTGGGGTGTGGTTGTGAGAAAAGCATACCAAGCTGGAGGTTGGTCTTGGGCTCACGTAGCTTCTGCCTCTGGCCATGGCAAGCCCTGCAGGCCTCTGAGTCCCTCCGTGCTGAGCAGGGTCAGCGGGCCAGTCTTGCTAGGTCAGTGTGAGACGGATGAcctgtgtgatgtgtgtgtgcagtcTGGTGGGAAGACAGCTTTTAGAGCTGTGCTGTCTTTAATGCACTTTACACTTGTCTTCCAGAACTTAAAAAGTAACTCCAGTCCCtgcatgaaggaaaagaaatgctgcTTCCAAGTCAGCATGTGCAGTCCTCAGTATTTCTTCCAGTGTGTCAGGGATCAGTGAGTTGAGATACAGAAGTGCCTTGGCCCGCCAGTGGCACATGGCCAGGTCAAAGCCTGTACACTGGGGCCAGCTTTGGAAACTCTTGTGGGGCTTACTGCAATGCTGATGGGGTCCTGAGCGCTCAGCCTTGGGGTCACGTCTAGTCCAGGGTCTGTTTCCAGGGTAAACACACTCTGCCCTCCCCTACTTGGGACACCAGCCCTTCGGAGCACAGGCTTCCTTCCTGGGAGGGCGGCCAGCATCATGGACACACAGGTCAGAACCTGGGGTCTGCCCGTGGATGCTCCCCTGCGTAACCACCGGGCTCGCCAGCTTCAGTGTTCCGGTAAATTCCATCTCTAGGCTGAATTTGGCAACAGTAATAGACCATCAACTGAATAACTCCTGTGTCACTTTATAAAGAATCTGTTGAGAAGCCAAAGCTAATTCCCTGCTTCAAGTCCCCATTTCAGTCTGAAAAGGGAGGAATCTGGAAGTAGGGATTTGGTATGCTTAATTCTGACCAGCATTGCTGGCGCTGTTTAAGTGCTACTTGTGTTCCTCCTGGTCTTCAGCCCTGTGAATAGGTATTACCAACATCCCtgtgttacagatgagaaagtggAGGGGGGAGAGACTCCTGAGCCACGGAGGGTCACACTGTATCAGTAGTGGAACCTGATTTGAGCCCCAGCAGTAAGATCCCCAGTCTATGTTTATAAGCAGTGTGTTGTCTTGCCTgtggaaaaaaatcaattcttgtGTATTCattaaaacaaacccaaaaaagcccttttctattttctttaatagTAAAAATCATGTGAAAAGAAGTTTTCGTTACCATAGAACAAAAAACTGTTTCGCATCCTCTTTGTTTCTGAAATTAGTTTTGTGACCCACTGACAAGATGTGGAGCTGCTCATCTCATCTGTTTTGAACACCTAAGTCACCTTCGTTTTCAGTTAGGGCGCTACTAAAAAGCTGAAAGTCGAGCCCTCCCCCGTTGTTCAATGAGAAAAG is a window encoding:
- the NDUFV3 gene encoding NADH dehydrogenase [ubiquinone] flavoprotein 3, mitochondrial isoform X2 gives rise to the protein MAASLLLRQGRPGTLKTVLLEAGVFRGLAPAVSLSAESGKNEKGLPPNPKKQSPPKKPASAAPTEPFDNTTYKNLQHHDYSTYTFLDLNLDLSKFRMPQPSSGRESPRH